The Plasmodium reichenowi strain SY57 chromosome Unknown, whole genome shotgun sequence DNA window taaaatCGACTTAATACTGGAAAACATTGTTTCTATGCTGTCCTTATCGtctttaaaaattttaaggGTAGATTTATCAAGTACGAAAATGTAGAAAGTAACaacaaaacaaataaaGGCACATAGGAGCCTAAAACGAaacatacataaatataaatgtaaatatatatatatatatatatatatatatatatatatatatatacatatcGCGTTTCATACAATAATGACATGTATTAGGGCTACATACActatgtacatatataaatatttatatttatatatttatatattttttttgttttacCAATATAAACCCAATCCCAAGGCtatatatgatttaaaGGCAATATATGGAGCTATTATTGTAACGGCATAAAAAAGAGATGTATTTAAACCAATAATAGAACCCAATTCTGATTCTTCCACTCGTTTTGTCATTTGGCTAGTtccacatatatataataaagcACCTCCACATAATGGTATAGacataaatataagtaCAAGTGATTCGTTAGCCCCacataatgataataataaaaatcCTGTTAATGTTAGTGGTATCGAATATTTACAACAAATCATATCCCCTAGTAAAGAACTTAAATAAGGAGCAAGTATCCCTTCAGCAATAATAGTTATTATACCTGCATAAGTCATTAGATATGATGTATGTGAAGGAGTTAATTTAAACATATCTACAACTACCGGAGCAAAAGCAAATTTTGTCATTAATATAGGTAATAATCCAAAAAGTattaataaacatattccatatgtttttttaaacaaatTTAATACTCTTAtgtattcatttttaatactTAAAAGTATTTCTgacattttcattttatcCACATTAGAGCTCTTCAATAATTTCGGATCTTCTTCTAACGTTGTACTTATACATAAAGCTATTAATTGAGATAATAATGCAATTAATAAATTGCCTCTTGACCCTACAAAGTTTACCATAACACCTGCTAAGAAACTACCGAATATAATACCCATTCCATAACTTAGATTTAGATAACCTAAGGCTCCTGTCCTTTTGTCgaaatttgtttttaagCACACTAATAAGGAGGAAGCTTGAAATGTTTGCATAAAAAAGGATGGTAAGAAGCTGATGTAGTAGGCCCACGTCGATTCGCACACCATGATCTGAATAGcattgtatataaatatatatatatatatatatatatatattagacgtttaaaaaaataaagaagcATTATACACATCCAGaaggatatatatatatatatatatgtatatatttatttgaacCATTAGGTACATTAAGCAAGAGGAAATtaaagataaataaaagGACTTTTTTACACCCcatctatatatattatatgaaagaataaaaatatataaatacataaatatttctttttctttctttcatttctataatatataattctgTTTATATTCTTAACATGTC harbors:
- a CDS encoding metabolite/drug transporter, putative, whose protein sequence is LISSNAGIEHNGYLLTLFSLLQFTGSIFFGRMADIWGVKKSFYLSLISSCLMYLMIMVCESTWAYYISFLPSFFMQTFQASSLLVCLKTNFDKRTGALGYLNLSYGMGIIFGSFLAGVMVNFVGSRGNLLIALLSQLIALCISTTLEEDPKLLKSSNVDKMKMSEILLSIKNEYIRVLNLFKKTYGICLLILFGLLPILMTKFAFAPVVVDMFKLTPSHTSYLMTYAGIITIIAEGILAPYLSSLLGDMICCKYSIPLTLTGFLLLSLCGANESLVLIFMSIPLCGGALLYICGTSQMTKRVEESELGSIIGLNTSLFYAVTIIAPYIAFKSYIALGLGLYWLLCAFICFVVTFYIFVLDKSTLKIFKDDKDSIETMFSSIKSIL